A single window of Methylobacterium nodulans ORS 2060 DNA harbors:
- a CDS encoding O-methyltransferase: MASFDLVNYGLRPSKSIQRQLAFDGFRRLQANLGLKDFAYIGFGSIWFTDFIMAHRLLGINDMVSIEAHDVGYERAKFNCPYAPIRVMHGLSSNILPTLFTDELLKNRPWIIWLDYDYEFNEDVKEDVRLVLENAPLNSIFLITYNGTEMAYGRALERPDRVRDLFGSVFRDRLAKNDFKDERLHRLLMELTQDLMCSIAAESSRPGRFVPSFRMIYRDGAPMITVGGIFADTDRVQAASTCVRAATWPCFPAKPIVAPQLTLREATMLQSQLPNPEGLTRNDVRALGFDLEDDQIEAFSSYYLQYPSFAQIMF, from the coding sequence ATGGCTTCTTTCGATCTCGTGAACTATGGCCTTCGGCCGAGCAAAAGCATACAGCGACAACTTGCTTTTGACGGATTCCGGAGGTTGCAAGCAAACCTTGGATTGAAGGATTTTGCCTACATCGGGTTTGGTTCCATATGGTTTACAGACTTTATCATGGCGCACCGGCTGCTCGGTATCAATGATATGGTTTCGATAGAAGCTCATGATGTTGGGTATGAGCGAGCGAAGTTCAATTGCCCATACGCGCCAATACGAGTTATGCACGGACTCTCATCTAATATTCTGCCTACATTATTCACCGATGAACTCCTAAAGAATCGCCCCTGGATTATTTGGCTCGATTACGACTATGAGTTTAACGAGGACGTTAAGGAAGATGTGCGGCTTGTGCTCGAAAATGCGCCGCTTAACAGCATTTTTCTGATTACCTACAACGGCACGGAGATGGCCTATGGACGAGCTCTAGAAAGACCTGACCGAGTGCGGGATCTGTTCGGCAGCGTATTCCGTGATAGGCTTGCAAAGAATGACTTTAAGGACGAGCGTCTGCACAGGCTGCTAATGGAGCTAACACAAGATCTTATGTGTTCCATCGCCGCGGAGTCATCTCGTCCGGGCAGATTTGTTCCTTCATTTCGTATGATTTATAGGGACGGAGCGCCTATGATTACAGTAGGGGGCATTTTCGCTGACACTGATCGCGTTCAGGCCGCCTCTACATGCGTACGTGCTGCTACTTGGCCCTGCTTTCCCGCTAAGCCGATTGTGGCCCCGCAACTTACATTGCGCGAGGCGACAATGCTTCAATCGCAGCTTCCGAACCCGGAGGGGCTGACCCGAAACGACGTTCGTGCGCTTGGCTTTGATCTGGAAGATGATCAGATAGAAGCCTTCTCCTCCTACTATCTACAATACCCGTCCTTCGCTCAGATTATGTTCTGA
- the ubiE gene encoding bifunctional demethylmenaquinone methyltransferase/2-methoxy-6-polyprenyl-1,4-benzoquinol methylase UbiE — MAADETSTDFGFARVPLDEKQGRVNEVFRSVARRYDVMNDLMSGGLHRAWKSALISALRPSRTRPFRLLDVAGGTGDIAFRALQAGGPETHVTVLDINDAMLAVGRERAGDRFAGRIDFVAGNAEALPLPDGSFDAYTIAFGIRNVPRIERALAEAYRVLQPGGRFLCLEFSHVDVPGLDRIYDAYSFRIIPHLGALVAGDRESYRYLVESIRRFPTPGAFAGMIEEAGFAHVTHRLLSGGICAIHSGWKIA; from the coding sequence ATGGCCGCCGACGAGACCAGCACCGATTTCGGCTTTGCGCGCGTGCCCCTCGACGAGAAGCAGGGGCGCGTCAACGAGGTCTTCCGTTCGGTCGCCCGCCGCTACGACGTCATGAACGACCTGATGTCGGGTGGACTGCACCGGGCCTGGAAGAGTGCGCTGATCTCGGCCCTGCGGCCCTCGCGCACGCGCCCCTTCCGGCTCCTCGACGTGGCCGGGGGCACCGGCGACATCGCCTTCCGGGCGCTCCAGGCGGGCGGCCCCGAGACGCACGTCACCGTGCTCGACATCAACGACGCGATGCTGGCGGTGGGGCGCGAGCGAGCCGGCGACCGCTTCGCCGGCCGCATCGACTTCGTGGCCGGCAATGCCGAGGCGCTGCCCCTGCCCGATGGCAGCTTCGACGCCTACACCATCGCGTTCGGCATCCGGAACGTGCCGCGCATCGAGCGGGCGCTCGCGGAAGCCTACCGGGTCCTGCAGCCCGGGGGGCGCTTCCTGTGCCTCGAATTCTCGCATGTGGACGTGCCGGGGCTCGACCGGATCTACGACGCCTACTCGTTCCGGATCATCCCGCACCTCGGTGCGCTCGTGGCGGGCGACAGGGAATCCTACCGCTACCTCGTCGAATCGATCCGCCGCTTCCCGACGCCTGGCGCCTTCGCGGGCATGATCGAGGAGGCGGGCTTCGCCCACGTCACGCACCGGCTGCTCTCCGGCGGCATCTGCGCCATCCATTCGGGCTGGAAGATCGCGTGA
- the mutM gene encoding bifunctional DNA-formamidopyrimidine glycosylase/DNA-(apurinic or apyrimidinic site) lyase: MPELPEVETVRRGLEPALVGACFSHVHLARPDLRFPLPERFAARLTGQRVEALSRRAKYLVADLSSGEALIMHLGMSGRFDVVLPDGRQVSPGDFYLEGAGARAKHDHVSFALSNGARVTYNDVRRFGFMDLVPAAELATCRHFAGMGIEPLGNELSGEAVARLFRGRRTPLKAALLDQRLIAGLGNIYVCEALHRARLHPETPAGALADAAGRPTKAARLLAEVIRDVLTEAVAAGGSTLRDYVHTDGTKGAFQHAFRVYDREGLACTARGCRGVVRRVVQSGRSTFFCEVCQPAR, encoded by the coding sequence ATGCCCGAACTGCCCGAAGTCGAGACCGTGCGCAGGGGCCTCGAACCCGCCCTCGTCGGCGCGTGCTTCTCCCACGTCCATCTCGCCCGGCCGGACCTGCGCTTCCCGCTGCCGGAGCGCTTCGCGGCGCGCCTCACGGGCCAGCGGGTCGAGGCGCTGTCGCGGCGCGCCAAGTACCTCGTGGCGGATCTCTCCTCGGGCGAGGCGCTGATCATGCATCTGGGCATGAGCGGGCGCTTCGACGTGGTGCTGCCGGATGGGCGCCAGGTCTCGCCGGGCGACTTCTACCTCGAAGGGGCGGGAGCCCGGGCCAAGCACGACCATGTCAGCTTCGCGCTCTCGAACGGCGCCCGGGTCACCTACAACGACGTGCGCCGCTTCGGCTTCATGGACCTCGTGCCCGCGGCCGAGCTCGCCACCTGCCGCCACTTCGCCGGGATGGGCATCGAGCCGCTCGGCAACGAGCTGTCCGGCGAGGCCGTGGCGCGGCTCTTCCGCGGCCGGCGCACGCCGCTGAAGGCGGCGCTCCTCGACCAGCGCCTGATCGCGGGCCTCGGCAACATCTATGTCTGCGAGGCCCTGCACCGGGCCAGGCTCCATCCCGAGACGCCGGCCGGCGCGCTTGCGGACGCGGCCGGCCGCCCGACCAAGGCGGCCCGGCTTCTGGCGGAGGTGATCCGCGACGTCCTCACCGAGGCGGTCGCGGCGGGCGGCTCGACCCTGCGCGACTATGTCCATACGGACGGGACGAAGGGCGCCTTCCAGCACGCCTTCCGGGTCTATGACCGGGAGGGCCTCGCCTGCACGGCCCGGGGCTGCCGCGGGGTGGTGCGGCGCGTGGTGCAGTCGGGCCGCTCGACCTTCTTCTGCGAGGTCTGCCAGCCGGCGCGGTGA
- a CDS encoding LexA family protein, with translation MSLYRVGEQAADWSGLVRIPFMRTTLCAGFPSPAEDFIEGALELPRWLAPNPAATFIWRVRGWCMKGAGIHDQDLAVVDRSLHPGPGAVVVAVVHGEMSLKRLVLDGNRLALTFDNPEMPAFGLEDLEECQIWGVLLFSVRWHHVRPSAVR, from the coding sequence GTGAGTCTCTACCGGGTCGGCGAGCAGGCAGCAGACTGGAGTGGGCTGGTGCGCATCCCCTTCATGCGCACCACCCTCTGCGCCGGCTTCCCGTCCCCGGCCGAGGACTTCATCGAGGGCGCCCTCGAACTCCCCCGCTGGCTCGCCCCCAACCCGGCCGCGACCTTCATCTGGCGCGTCCGCGGCTGGTGCATGAAGGGCGCGGGCATCCATGATCAGGACCTCGCCGTCGTCGACCGCTCCCTCCACCCCGGCCCGGGCGCCGTCGTCGTTGCGGTTGTGCACGGCGAGATGAGCCTCAAGCGCTTGGTGCTCGACGGCAACCGCCTCGCGCTCACCTTCGACAACCCGGAGATGCCCGCCTTCGGCCTGGAGGACCTGGAGGAGTGCCAGATCTGGGGCGTCCTGCTGTTCTCGGTGCGCTGGCACCACGTCCGGCCGAGCGCCGTGCGATGA
- a CDS encoding DNA cytosine methyltransferase, whose protein sequence is MLIDLFCGCGGLSLGARSAGLKVTLSVDNDPILTSSYTFNHPQSRLILADVADLSGRYLRRAAGGYIDGIVGGPPCQGFSEIGVASPDDPRRLLLWHFFRLVAEVRPKFFLMENVRGLAFEKNRPELDAALQLVAGRYTILGPLKLDAASFGAATSRPRVFVIGFDRSCVDSFTADDLQEWRRPAATVQEAIADLQGATEEGVDSDGLDWWRYGSDVAPSLYARRLRGTRRLFSGHRRIPHAPAIAARFAAVPQGGRDAVGRHARLDWNKQCPTIRAGTGPDRGSFQAVRPLHPAEPRVITVREAARLQGFPDRFVFHPTAWHSFRMIGNSVSPIIAERIFKAIRSKMFDVPSLAAAE, encoded by the coding sequence GTGCTGATTGATCTTTTTTGCGGATGCGGCGGGCTGAGCCTTGGGGCGCGGTCGGCCGGTTTGAAAGTCACGCTGTCTGTCGACAACGATCCTATATTGACTTCAAGCTACACCTTCAATCATCCTCAGTCACGACTCATCCTTGCGGATGTTGCTGATCTGTCTGGCCGCTATCTACGAAGGGCGGCTGGCGGGTATATTGATGGAATAGTTGGCGGGCCGCCCTGCCAGGGCTTTAGCGAGATTGGTGTGGCGAGCCCAGACGATCCCCGGCGGTTGCTGCTCTGGCATTTCTTCAGGTTGGTCGCCGAGGTACGTCCAAAGTTCTTCCTTATGGAAAATGTAAGGGGCCTTGCGTTTGAGAAAAATAGGCCCGAATTAGATGCTGCACTTCAACTCGTGGCAGGAAGGTATACGATTCTCGGACCGTTGAAGCTGGATGCTGCTTCGTTTGGGGCTGCTACGTCGCGGCCCCGAGTGTTTGTGATCGGCTTCGACCGCAGCTGTGTTGACTCCTTCACCGCCGATGACCTGCAAGAGTGGCGTCGACCTGCAGCAACCGTCCAGGAGGCAATAGCCGACTTACAAGGCGCAACGGAAGAGGGGGTCGACAGTGACGGTCTGGACTGGTGGCGCTACGGATCGGACGTCGCTCCCTCGTTGTATGCACGCCGACTGAGAGGCACGAGGCGCCTTTTCTCGGGCCATCGACGGATCCCACACGCTCCGGCGATAGCGGCGCGTTTCGCCGCCGTGCCACAGGGCGGTCGCGATGCCGTCGGCCGACACGCTCGCCTTGACTGGAACAAGCAGTGTCCTACGATTCGGGCAGGAACCGGACCGGATCGCGGATCGTTTCAAGCCGTTAGGCCGCTCCATCCCGCTGAGCCGCGTGTGATCACGGTACGGGAGGCGGCCCGCTTGCAGGGCTTCCCTGACCGTTTCGTGTTTCACCCGACCGCCTGGCACAGCTTCAGGATGATAGGCAATAGCGTGTCTCCGATCATTGCGGAGCGGATCTTCAAGGCGATCCGCTCGAAGATGTTCGACGTGCCGTCGTTGGCAGCGGCCGAGTAG
- a CDS encoding helix-turn-helix domain-containing protein, giving the protein MALAELGLTQSAAARLLRVEAGTVGRWARGETRVPGTAEAFLRLLVTAGITGEAAIRLASGVTEDPGDRD; this is encoded by the coding sequence ATGGCGCTTGCCGAGCTCGGGCTCACGCAGAGCGCCGCCGCAAGGCTTCTCAGGGTTGAGGCCGGCACGGTTGGCCGCTGGGCGCGCGGCGAGACCAGGGTGCCCGGGACAGCGGAGGCCTTCCTGCGGCTGTTGGTCACCGCCGGCATCACGGGGGAGGCGGCCATTCGACTGGCCAGCGGTGTCACGGAGGATCCGGGGGACCGGGATTGA
- a CDS encoding response regulator transcription factor produces the protein MAGVLIIDDQPIVLDTIRGLLAPTGIIVHTATSPAEGERLALQHSPSLVVVDLAFPGAPLGGLTLIRRLRSRDPKLRVLVFSMYEEPRVARLALQAGALGYVCKAAGLTEFEQAYRHVLAGKGYLNADLAFALVAPPPPPASPLDQLTIRQLRILQLLAEGHAYRRIAEILLLSTKTISNEAATIGQQVHFSDKAGLVRFAVQHQDAIRARLAAEES, from the coding sequence GTGGCCGGCGTGCTGATCATCGACGATCAGCCGATCGTCCTCGATACGATCCGTGGGCTCCTCGCGCCCACGGGCATCATCGTGCACACGGCGACCAGTCCAGCCGAGGGCGAACGCCTCGCCCTCCAGCACTCGCCAAGCCTCGTCGTCGTGGATCTGGCCTTTCCCGGGGCGCCGCTGGGTGGGCTGACGCTGATCCGGCGCCTGCGCAGCCGCGATCCCAAGCTGCGTGTGCTGGTGTTCAGCATGTACGAGGAGCCTCGCGTTGCCCGTCTGGCCTTGCAGGCGGGTGCCCTGGGCTACGTCTGCAAGGCTGCGGGTCTGACGGAGTTCGAGCAAGCCTATCGCCATGTCCTGGCCGGTAAGGGCTATCTCAACGCTGATTTGGCCTTTGCCTTGGTGGCGCCACCGCCGCCTCCGGCAAGTCCGCTTGATCAATTGACCATCCGTCAGCTGCGCATCCTTCAGCTGTTGGCGGAGGGCCACGCTTACCGGCGGATTGCAGAGATCCTGCTGCTGAGCACCAAGACCATCAGCAACGAGGCAGCCACGATCGGCCAGCAGGTCCATTTCAGCGACAAGGCTGGCCTCGTCCGTTTCGCCGTTCAGCACCAGGATGCCATCCGCGCCAGACTGGCCGCAGAGGAGTCCTGA
- a CDS encoding very short patch repair endonuclease: MVDRLTPEARSRLMAAVKGKNTTPELKVRKLAHSLGFRFRLHRRDLPGMPDLVFPTRRKVVFVHGCFWHRHPGCRKASTPSSHGDFWQAKFSRNVDRDARNERQLRDAGWDVLVIWECETRDAAAVAERLTAFLGPPGRAKPAAPD; encoded by the coding sequence GTGGTGGATCGCCTCACGCCAGAGGCGCGATCACGCCTCATGGCGGCGGTAAAGGGAAAGAACACCACGCCGGAGCTCAAGGTGCGGAAGCTCGCTCATAGCCTTGGATTCCGCTTCAGACTCCATCGCCGCGACCTGCCGGGAATGCCCGATCTCGTTTTTCCTACAAGGCGTAAGGTCGTCTTCGTGCATGGCTGCTTCTGGCACCGCCATCCCGGGTGCAGGAAGGCTTCGACACCCAGCTCGCACGGCGACTTCTGGCAAGCCAAGTTTTCGCGCAACGTGGACCGCGACGCCCGCAACGAGCGCCAGCTGCGCGACGCCGGTTGGGACGTGCTTGTGATCTGGGAGTGCGAGACGCGGGACGCCGCCGCGGTCGCCGAGCGGCTCACCGCCTTCCTCGGACCACCCGGCCGAGCCAAGCCAGCTGCGCCGGATTGA
- a CDS encoding DUF6925 family protein, protein MSRPPPDPAAVRALIEAALADPATTWTFGAYGAAIAFARAPGEAAEPLCGRFGLVTARGALAFGDLAGLHPVAYETALGGEAWSHAVELCIDGQACGSGAPDQVTQIGPDAGAVRPRDRAAILFDLGLGLRAARLCLRSHDPGACAILRAACGRSLCDDEARLAALLALPCDRVVLAGRHRAEAAAGSGAPGARLQILPKLLRLRRSHAATAPIPPGLMPIAMIQPPHPLAGTAAFDRARHAAFQGLLAAWGDPDLVALKRRILAGEDAPPPTTRAGRAVARIAQAQARALQRSASATGGDSPTRPARSKMASAMLPDERKAALASGPKSREETPIEGSRAATPTPPC, encoded by the coding sequence ATGAGCCGCCCCCCGCCCGATCCCGCCGCCGTGCGGGCGCTGATCGAAGCGGCGCTCGCCGATCCCGCCACGACCTGGACCTTCGGCGCCTATGGGGCGGCCATCGCCTTCGCGCGGGCGCCCGGTGAAGCGGCCGAGCCCCTGTGCGGCCGCTTCGGCCTCGTGACCGCGCGGGGCGCCCTCGCCTTCGGGGACCTCGCCGGCCTTCACCCGGTCGCCTACGAGACCGCGCTCGGCGGAGAGGCCTGGAGCCACGCGGTCGAGCTCTGCATCGACGGACAGGCCTGCGGGAGCGGCGCACCCGACCAGGTGACGCAGATCGGCCCGGATGCCGGGGCGGTCCGCCCCCGCGACCGTGCGGCGATCCTGTTCGATCTCGGGCTCGGCCTGAGGGCGGCGCGCCTGTGCCTGCGCAGCCATGATCCGGGGGCCTGCGCGATCCTGCGCGCGGCGTGCGGCCGCTCCCTCTGCGACGACGAGGCGCGCCTCGCAGCCCTCCTCGCCCTGCCCTGCGACCGGGTCGTGCTGGCAGGACGCCACCGGGCCGAGGCCGCGGCCGGATCCGGCGCGCCGGGCGCGCGCCTCCAGATCCTGCCGAAGCTCCTGCGCCTGCGGCGCAGCCACGCGGCCACGGCCCCGATCCCGCCGGGCCTCATGCCGATTGCAATGATCCAGCCCCCGCATCCGCTCGCCGGGACGGCCGCGTTCGACCGCGCCCGCCATGCGGCCTTCCAGGGCCTGCTGGCGGCCTGGGGGGATCCGGATCTCGTGGCGCTCAAGCGCCGCATCCTGGCGGGCGAGGATGCCCCGCCCCCCACGACCCGCGCCGGCCGGGCCGTCGCCCGCATCGCGCAGGCGCAGGCCCGCGCGCTCCAGCGTTCGGCCTCTGCAACGGGCGGGGATTCTCCCACGCGGCCCGCCCGGTCGAAGATGGCATCCGCGATGCTGCCGGACGAAAGAAAGGCCGCCCTTGCGAGCGGCCCGAAGTCTAGGGAGGAAACGCCCATCGAGGGCAGCAGGGCCGCGACGCCAACGCCACCCTGCTGA
- a CDS encoding DUF502 domain-containing protein, which yields MIHEPDSGARKRVSVQGRLRNYFFTGVIVAGPLAITIYITWWCISLIDGWVKPLVPAKYLPDHYLPFNIPGLGLLIAFVGLTLLGAFTANLVGRSVVEFGEVLLARTPVISGLYRGLRQVFETLFSTSGTSFRTVGLVEFPVKGTWSVVFLSAPAGPDVQGALPPNGDYVGVFLPCAPNPTTGFFFYLPRSEVIELSISVDDAAKLVMSAGVIQPEDPQTRLQAMAAGLRVAQVGPVEMPARDKQDA from the coding sequence TTGATCCACGAGCCCGACTCCGGCGCGCGCAAGCGGGTCAGCGTCCAGGGCCGCCTGCGGAACTACTTCTTCACCGGCGTCATCGTGGCCGGGCCGCTGGCGATCACCATCTACATCACCTGGTGGTGCATCAGCCTGATCGACGGCTGGGTCAAGCCGCTGGTGCCGGCGAAGTACCTGCCGGACCATTACCTGCCCTTCAACATCCCGGGCCTGGGCCTCCTCATCGCCTTCGTGGGGCTGACCCTGCTGGGCGCGTTCACGGCGAACCTCGTCGGGCGCTCGGTGGTGGAGTTCGGCGAGGTGCTGCTCGCCCGCACGCCGGTGATCTCGGGCCTCTACCGGGGCCTGCGGCAGGTCTTCGAGACGCTCTTCTCCACGAGCGGCACCTCCTTCCGCACGGTCGGCCTCGTGGAGTTCCCGGTGAAGGGCACATGGTCGGTGGTGTTCCTGTCGGCGCCGGCCGGGCCGGACGTGCAGGGGGCACTGCCGCCGAACGGCGATTATGTCGGCGTCTTCCTGCCCTGCGCCCCCAACCCGACGACCGGCTTCTTCTTCTACTTGCCCCGCTCGGAGGTGATCGAGCTGTCGATCAGCGTCGACGACGCGGCGAAGCTCGTGATGTCGGCCGGCGTGATCCAGCCGGAGGATCCGCAGACCCGCCTCCAGGCCATGGCGGCGGGCCTGCGCGTCGCGCAGGTGGGGCCGGTGGAGATGCCCGCACGGGACAAGCAGGACGCTTGA
- a CDS encoding ATP-binding protein, with the protein MTITPETKASANPTKEFFVRMLTRDISLEDCILDLIDNSVDSAWHNEGSRPMGLSEGANLDKYIIDIKLLPDVFQIKDNCGGMTLHDAVNHAFSFGRNTSDAHDDFSIGVYGIGMKRAIFKIGNQIKVRSTYRSEGEALEAFAVPIDVDRWLENNTLPWDFDIIGDEPLEAAGVEIDVRQLTQGALQAFSNPAFIQNLRRTIARDYSFHLARGLQILVNNAPVDGWQIELRQSDEFQPVRIEYVDKVGDDEVTVELIGGMAAPPPESTDPTEDEGDRRYGWYVACNGRIVLAADKTVVAGWGSEDWPQWHYQYAGFVGVVLFTAAKASALPLTTTKRSVDVSSEVFRRARPRMREISKAWIAYTNARKQALEQAKQKEALARPVSIQAVPKRSTVALPNLVAQRAEKAANINYSVPVSKLKKLARELGNINMPYREVGLTTFDYAYDDLVGNE; encoded by the coding sequence GTGACGATCACCCCTGAGACGAAGGCATCAGCAAATCCGACTAAGGAATTCTTCGTAAGGATGCTAACTCGCGATATCTCGCTAGAGGATTGTATTCTGGATTTGATTGACAATAGTGTCGATAGTGCATGGCATAATGAGGGAAGCAGGCCTATGGGCCTGTCTGAAGGCGCGAATCTGGATAAATACATTATTGATATTAAGCTTCTGCCAGATGTTTTCCAAATCAAAGATAATTGCGGCGGAATGACCCTTCACGATGCGGTCAATCACGCGTTCAGTTTCGGACGCAATACGAGTGATGCCCATGATGATTTCAGTATCGGAGTATATGGCATTGGAATGAAACGTGCTATTTTTAAAATTGGCAATCAGATCAAGGTGAGAAGCACGTACAGGTCGGAAGGTGAAGCTTTAGAAGCATTTGCTGTCCCGATCGACGTAGACAGGTGGCTTGAAAACAATACTCTGCCGTGGGACTTCGATATAATCGGTGACGAGCCTCTCGAAGCGGCGGGTGTTGAGATTGATGTAAGGCAACTGACGCAAGGCGCCTTGCAGGCCTTCAGCAATCCTGCCTTCATTCAGAACCTTCGTCGCACAATTGCTAGGGACTATTCTTTTCATCTTGCGCGCGGTCTCCAGATCTTGGTGAATAACGCGCCTGTTGATGGATGGCAGATCGAACTGCGCCAAAGCGACGAATTCCAACCTGTGCGGATCGAGTATGTTGACAAAGTTGGCGATGATGAAGTGACGGTAGAGCTAATCGGTGGAATGGCCGCTCCGCCGCCGGAGAGCACTGATCCAACGGAGGACGAAGGAGATCGCCGCTACGGTTGGTACGTTGCCTGCAATGGACGTATCGTACTTGCTGCAGATAAAACCGTTGTGGCCGGATGGGGATCAGAGGACTGGCCTCAGTGGCATTATCAATATGCGGGCTTCGTCGGAGTTGTGCTTTTTACTGCAGCTAAGGCTTCGGCGCTTCCTCTGACCACAACAAAGAGAAGCGTAGACGTTTCTTCGGAGGTTTTCCGAAGAGCGCGACCGCGCATGCGCGAGATCTCCAAGGCGTGGATTGCATATACCAACGCACGAAAGCAGGCCCTCGAGCAAGCCAAGCAGAAAGAAGCACTAGCCCGCCCCGTGTCGATCCAGGCGGTCCCTAAGCGGTCCACCGTAGCGCTGCCGAATCTCGTTGCGCAGAGAGCGGAGAAAGCCGCGAATATAAACTATTCTGTGCCCGTCTCTAAGCTCAAGAAACTTGCAAGAGAGCTAGGTAATATAAATATGCCTTATCGTGAGGTTGGGCTCACGACTTTTGATTACGCTTACGACGACCTAGTTGGTAACGAGTGA
- a CDS encoding FAD-binding protein encodes MPIEGLFACGADAVSIFAGTYSGPGTTLGPALVMASRIATCAAQRSRPHEP; translated from the coding sequence ATGCCGATTGAGGGTCTGTTCGCGTGCGGGGCTGATGCCGTCTCGATCTTTGCGGGCACCTATTCGGGTCCAGGCACGACGCTTGGGCCCGCCCTCGTAATGGCATCACGCATCGCCACCTGCGCGGCACAGCGGAGCAGACCCCACGAGCCTTAA
- a CDS encoding Y-family DNA polymerase, which translates to MSRALALIDGNSFYCSCERVFDPKLVGVPVIVLSNNDGCAVARTPEAKALGIKMGAPYFMIRELCRREKVRVFSSNYTLYGDMSARANAVYRQFAKDVEIYSIDESFLDLSEVRERERLELARDLRSTVRRWTGIPTCVGIGPTKTLAKLANHIAKRVPELGGVCDLSDENERAMWLVGIPVGEVWGIGRASLAKLEALGVDTVADLRDLDPRPARQALTVVGERIIHELRGRACLPLEIVPARRKGCAVTRSFASRVTEQADLEQAVSAHATRLAEKLRRDGLATTQITVFYHTSEHDRGDPKRSVSTVVHLPEATSDSLVLIKAARLGVAKTWREQGPEPWRYSKAGVITTDLVPLTESPRALFGALDRERGGALMAAMDACNRRFGRGTVVPARAGLEAKRTWATKFEMRTPRYTTRLAEVPVVTAMATAGPEIRPSSS; encoded by the coding sequence ATGAGCCGCGCCCTCGCCCTGATCGACGGCAACAGCTTCTATTGCAGCTGCGAGCGCGTCTTCGATCCCAAGCTCGTGGGTGTGCCGGTGATCGTGCTCTCGAACAACGACGGCTGCGCGGTCGCGAGGACACCGGAAGCCAAAGCGCTCGGGATCAAAATGGGCGCGCCTTACTTCATGATCCGCGAGCTCTGCCGGCGCGAGAAGGTGCGCGTCTTCTCCTCGAATTACACCCTCTATGGGGACATGAGCGCGCGGGCGAACGCGGTCTACCGGCAATTCGCCAAGGACGTCGAGATCTACTCCATCGACGAGAGCTTCCTGGACCTCTCGGAGGTGCGCGAGCGGGAGAGGCTGGAACTCGCGCGCGATCTGCGCTCCACCGTGCGCCGCTGGACGGGCATCCCGACCTGCGTGGGCATCGGCCCGACCAAGACGCTGGCCAAGCTCGCCAACCACATCGCCAAGCGCGTGCCCGAGTTAGGCGGCGTCTGCGATCTGAGCGACGAGAATGAGCGAGCGATGTGGCTGGTCGGCATCCCGGTCGGCGAGGTTTGGGGCATCGGCCGCGCCTCGCTCGCCAAGCTCGAGGCGCTGGGCGTCGACACCGTGGCAGATCTGCGCGACCTCGACCCGCGCCCGGCCCGCCAGGCGCTCACGGTGGTCGGCGAGCGCATCATCCACGAGCTGCGCGGCCGCGCGTGCCTGCCGCTGGAGATCGTGCCGGCCCGCCGCAAGGGCTGCGCCGTCACCCGGAGCTTCGCGAGCCGGGTTACCGAGCAGGCCGATCTGGAGCAGGCGGTGAGCGCCCATGCCACGCGCCTCGCCGAGAAGCTGCGCCGGGATGGGCTCGCTACCACCCAGATCACCGTCTTCTACCACACCAGCGAGCACGACCGCGGCGATCCGAAGCGCTCGGTCTCGACGGTGGTGCATCTGCCCGAGGCAACCTCCGATTCCCTCGTCCTGATCAAGGCCGCCCGGCTCGGAGTGGCGAAGACTTGGCGCGAGCAGGGGCCGGAGCCCTGGCGCTACAGCAAGGCCGGCGTGATCACGACCGACCTCGTGCCGCTGACGGAGAGCCCGCGGGCCCTCTTCGGGGCGCTGGACCGGGAGCGCGGCGGCGCGCTGATGGCGGCGATGGATGCCTGCAACCGGCGCTTCGGGCGCGGCACCGTGGTGCCGGCGCGGGCGGGGCTGGAGGCGAAGCGGACCTGGGCGACCAAGTTCGAGATGCGCACGCCGCGCTACACGACGCGGCTCGCCGAGGTGCCGGTCGTGACAGCGATGGCAACTGCCGGACCCGAGATCCGCCCCTCCTCGTCGTAG